In a genomic window of uncultured Sphaerochaeta sp.:
- a CDS encoding transposase has product MRNYLENKIAKSVARLDLDPDDFRMHFSNPKADFTRFRRQSFSDVVKLGLLSPGSCMKENLRHYFGVGPDRPSASAYIQHRDKLGVQAYRALFDHFKDTDVPFTLIKNKYLLVACDGSAISIHPNKDDAGTLLHMTNNPNGKVCNQLHLNVLTAVPDGYFLDYVIQDHKDMHEIQACEQMVERMAGCPSPLPSIITCDRGYESYRLMMWVSSLGFHFCIRAKDLNSPGISQRYRNMVGEDGLMDTVVTRKYTRCSTVHRNPAIYPDYIYVPQNVINEFIPATRNPLGKVLKSRPLIIDFFEYSFRLVRLQLSETSYEVLLTSLPQSEFSMADLKELYHLRWGVETTLRQLKYDDCSSFSNTRKKVAAIGEIILSMIFHNICTSVLVAFGRSLSRRIKNRKLLYKVSYSDLSKTLRLYASGRDPTITIKKIVKELTMTIQPVRNDRAFSRILEHRSFIPFIYRAA; this is encoded by the coding sequence ATGAGGAATTATCTAGAAAACAAAATCGCTAAATCCGTCGCCAGATTGGACCTTGACCCTGATGATTTCCGGATGCATTTCAGCAATCCCAAAGCCGATTTCACCCGGTTCAGGCGTCAATCTTTCAGTGATGTTGTCAAGCTCGGCTTGCTTTCTCCCGGAAGCTGCATGAAGGAGAACCTGAGGCATTACTTCGGTGTCGGTCCTGACAGGCCCTCAGCGTCAGCATACATCCAGCATCGTGACAAGCTGGGCGTACAGGCATATCGGGCCCTGTTCGACCATTTCAAGGATACTGATGTGCCGTTCACGCTGATCAAGAACAAGTATCTGCTGGTGGCCTGCGATGGTTCCGCCATCAGCATCCACCCGAACAAGGATGATGCGGGTACGTTGCTGCACATGACCAATAATCCGAACGGAAAGGTCTGCAACCAGCTTCATCTCAATGTCCTCACTGCCGTACCCGATGGGTATTTCCTGGACTACGTCATCCAGGACCACAAGGACATGCATGAGATACAGGCCTGCGAACAGATGGTCGAGCGGATGGCTGGATGCCCCAGTCCCTTGCCGAGCATCATCACCTGCGACAGGGGGTACGAGAGCTATAGGCTCATGATGTGGGTGTCCTCTCTGGGGTTCCATTTTTGCATCCGGGCAAAAGACCTCAACTCCCCAGGCATCAGCCAAAGGTACCGGAACATGGTAGGTGAGGACGGTCTGATGGATACTGTTGTCACCAGGAAATACACCCGATGCTCTACCGTGCACAGGAACCCAGCAATTTATCCTGACTATATTTATGTCCCACAGAACGTGATCAACGAGTTCATCCCTGCAACAAGGAACCCTTTGGGGAAGGTCCTGAAGAGCCGTCCGCTCATTATCGATTTCTTCGAGTATTCTTTCAGGCTCGTCAGACTGCAACTTTCCGAAACCTCGTATGAGGTCCTGCTGACCAGCCTGCCTCAGTCGGAGTTCTCGATGGCCGACCTCAAGGAGTTGTATCATTTGAGATGGGGCGTGGAGACCACCTTGCGCCAATTGAAGTATGATGACTGTTCGTCATTCAGCAACACCAGGAAGAAGGTTGCAGCCATTGGTGAAATAATCCTTTCGATGATCTTCCACAACATCTGCACATCGGTACTGGTCGCTTTCGGCAGGAGTCTGTCCCGTAGGATAAAAAACCGCAAGCTCCTGTACAAGGTCAGCTATTCCGACCTGTCCAAGACACTGAGACTGTACGCCTCGGGAAGGGACCCGACTATCACGATCAAGAAAATAGTCAAGGAGCTCACGATGACCATTCAACCGGTAAGGAACGACAGAGCATTTTCCCGAATTCTCGAACACCGTTCTTTTATCCCGTTCATCTACAGAGCAGCTTGA
- the larA gene encoding nickel-dependent lactate racemase — protein MYVHNPIDPAHKDLQLPDSTVCYAMQAPPALPDPAKAVEQALAHPIKSKPLSEIAKEKLAKNADAHAVIVISDNTRPVPYKGEGNILVPLLQTLLSVGYRADNLKVLIATGTHRPMTAEEIDKIIDPWVFANNIEVINHDCKDDANLTFLGKTERGSEVKINSLYVNADLKILTGLVESHFMAGVSGGRKSVCPGLISEHGTFLFHGANLMGHADSRDLNLEGNPVHEESLAFAKMAGVDFIINVTLDHKFAITGVYAGDLEAAHLAAFEMVKGYAKIPVAEEADIVITHGGFVGINHYQTAKAGFAAIGALKKDGYLISIANFTDKKDIIGSVMYKTVLALLALTSSEELVRVLHSKDWPFIPDQWQVQKWASLFDKIPLDHYFYYAPQLKGMQTNGLPGVDAQAFCKDEDFSKVVLATIEHIRKLEGKKDLKIVWLSDGPYAIPYVK, from the coding sequence ATGTATGTACACAATCCCATAGATCCAGCGCACAAGGATCTTCAACTTCCCGATTCCACTGTTTGCTATGCAATGCAGGCACCGCCTGCCCTCCCAGATCCTGCAAAAGCGGTCGAGCAAGCACTGGCACATCCTATCAAAAGCAAGCCTCTCTCTGAGATTGCAAAAGAGAAGCTGGCAAAGAATGCAGACGCACACGCAGTCATCGTCATCTCTGACAACACCCGACCCGTCCCCTACAAGGGTGAGGGCAATATTCTTGTTCCCCTCCTGCAGACGTTGCTTTCCGTCGGATATCGGGCAGATAACCTGAAGGTACTCATTGCAACAGGAACCCACCGCCCGATGACCGCAGAAGAGATTGACAAAATCATCGATCCCTGGGTATTCGCAAACAACATTGAGGTCATCAACCATGACTGCAAGGATGATGCGAACCTGACCTTCCTGGGGAAGACCGAGCGCGGCAGCGAAGTGAAGATCAACAGTCTGTACGTCAATGCAGACCTGAAGATCCTTACCGGACTGGTGGAGAGCCACTTCATGGCAGGAGTGAGCGGCGGACGCAAATCCGTCTGCCCCGGCCTGATCAGTGAACACGGCACCTTCCTTTTCCATGGTGCAAACCTCATGGGGCATGCAGATTCCCGTGACCTGAATCTGGAAGGAAACCCCGTACATGAGGAGTCGCTTGCATTTGCCAAGATGGCCGGTGTGGACTTCATCATCAATGTGACCCTCGACCACAAGTTCGCCATCACCGGCGTCTATGCAGGGGACCTGGAAGCGGCTCACCTTGCGGCCTTCGAGATGGTCAAGGGCTATGCAAAGATACCGGTGGCCGAGGAGGCTGACATCGTCATCACCCACGGGGGGTTTGTCGGTATCAACCACTACCAGACTGCCAAGGCAGGCTTTGCAGCCATCGGGGCACTGAAGAAGGACGGGTATCTGATCAGTATCGCCAACTTCACCGACAAGAAGGATATCATCGGTTCGGTCATGTACAAGACCGTGCTTGCCCTGCTTGCCCTCACCAGCAGCGAAGAGCTGGTTCGGGTGTTGCACAGCAAGGACTGGCCGTTCATTCCCGACCAGTGGCAGGTGCAGAAGTGGGCTTCCCTCTTTGACAAGATTCCGCTTGACCACTACTTCTACTATGCACCACAGCTGAAGGGCATGCAGACCAACGGATTGCCGGGTGTGGATGCTCAAGCATTCTGTAAAGATGAGGATTTCAGCAAGGTGGTGCTTGCAACCATCGAGCACATCAGAAAGCTTGAGGGAAAGAAAGACCTCAAGATTGTCTGGCTCAGTGATGGACCCTATGCAATTCCCTATGTGAAATAA
- a CDS encoding 2-keto-3-deoxygluconate permease → MKMGKVPIFDTINKIPGGMMVVPLVLGVIFNTFFPGALSIGSFTTAFFKTGALTLIALLFFCSGAQINLRTAGISLYKGVVLNSSKVFFGLILGVLFAKVAGPGGALLGVTPLAMISAMSNSNGGLYTALASKYGDESDVGAIAVISSNDGPFFEMMFMGIAGVATIPLMSLVAVIVPIIAGMILGNLDEKFRDFLKPGMFIAIFTFSFPLGAGLSFQTIIQAGIPGVILGLMTLIITGVPSYFIYKWLVPKKTRRTSAVGAAIGTSAGNSIATPAAIAAVDPSWLPFAEKATVQVAASIIVTAILVPFLVDFFYRWEVKRGLVNESANAAVAVDAKGQQL, encoded by the coding sequence ATGAAGATGGGAAAAGTACCGATTTTTGACACGATCAACAAGATTCCTGGCGGCATGATGGTGGTCCCTTTGGTTCTCGGTGTGATATTCAACACGTTCTTCCCCGGAGCACTGAGCATCGGCAGTTTCACCACTGCGTTCTTCAAGACTGGTGCATTGACCCTCATTGCACTGCTCTTCTTCTGCAGTGGCGCCCAGATCAACCTCCGCACAGCCGGTATTTCGCTGTACAAAGGTGTGGTACTCAACTCCAGCAAGGTCTTCTTCGGCCTCATTCTGGGCGTGCTTTTTGCCAAAGTGGCAGGACCCGGCGGCGCACTGCTCGGAGTAACTCCCCTTGCCATGATTTCCGCCATGTCCAACTCCAACGGCGGACTCTATACAGCTCTTGCTTCCAAATATGGTGATGAATCTGACGTTGGCGCAATTGCCGTCATCAGTTCGAACGACGGACCGTTCTTCGAGATGATGTTCATGGGTATCGCAGGCGTTGCAACCATTCCCCTCATGAGCCTTGTGGCCGTCATCGTACCGATCATCGCGGGCATGATTCTTGGAAATCTTGACGAGAAATTCCGCGACTTCCTCAAGCCCGGTATGTTCATCGCCATCTTCACCTTCTCCTTCCCCCTTGGTGCAGGCCTGAGTTTCCAGACCATCATCCAAGCAGGTATCCCGGGTGTCATCCTCGGTCTGATGACCCTCATCATCACCGGTGTTCCCTCCTACTTCATCTACAAGTGGTTGGTACCCAAGAAGACCAGAAGGACCTCTGCTGTTGGTGCTGCCATCGGAACCAGTGCAGGCAACTCCATCGCAACCCCTGCAGCCATTGCTGCAGTAGATCCTTCCTGGTTGCCGTTTGCTGAGAAAGCGACTGTCCAGGTTGCTGCATCCATCATTGTCACAGCCATTCTGGTTCCCTTCCTGGTAGACTTCTTCTACCGCTGGGAGGTCAAGCGCGGCCTGGTGAACGAGAGTGCCAATGCAGCCGTAGCCGTTGACGCAAAGGGACAACAGCTATAA
- a CDS encoding ABC transporter substrate-binding protein: protein MKQWLVILMVLLTVLSPVIAQGSKEDGQAAKELVVYASVDEANAVKILDAFTKDTAIKTSFVQLSSGPALTRIQAESGRPQADVWLGAPSDNHVIAKKEGLTVPYKGPAFEALGAEFKDSEGYWRGFYMNPLCFGVNTTALAKAGAKVPTSWADLLKPEYRNLIQVPTPQASGTATTMVYSLIEIMGEDEAFAYMAKLNANIQTYTSSGTGPSKGVNVGDAAIGIQFSPAFFQMKANGQPIEIVFPSEGFGFEFPAASILKGAKNYEAAKIFMEWLVSKKGQDVLKSTGTYFYPVIDDAEIDPVMPAFSTLDVVGVDLSYYSSRKAELVERWVSEVLSAKK from the coding sequence ATGAAACAGTGGTTAGTGATTCTTATGGTCCTCTTGACGGTTCTCAGTCCGGTCATCGCCCAAGGCTCAAAAGAAGACGGACAGGCTGCGAAGGAACTGGTGGTGTACGCCAGTGTGGATGAGGCGAATGCGGTGAAGATCCTCGATGCCTTCACCAAGGATACCGCCATCAAGACAAGTTTTGTCCAGCTTTCCAGTGGCCCGGCCCTTACCAGGATCCAGGCCGAGAGTGGCAGACCCCAGGCAGATGTATGGCTTGGTGCTCCCAGTGACAACCATGTCATCGCAAAGAAAGAAGGCTTGACGGTTCCCTACAAAGGTCCCGCTTTCGAAGCATTGGGTGCAGAGTTCAAGGATAGTGAAGGCTATTGGAGAGGGTTCTACATGAATCCGCTCTGCTTTGGTGTCAATACCACGGCCCTTGCAAAGGCTGGGGCAAAGGTTCCCACCAGTTGGGCTGACCTGCTCAAGCCTGAGTACAGGAACCTGATCCAGGTACCGACTCCGCAGGCGAGCGGCACGGCAACCACCATGGTCTACAGCCTCATCGAGATCATGGGTGAAGACGAGGCCTTTGCCTACATGGCCAAGCTCAACGCCAACATCCAGACCTACACCTCAAGCGGCACCGGCCCCTCCAAGGGCGTGAATGTCGGTGATGCTGCCATCGGCATCCAGTTCTCTCCCGCTTTCTTCCAGATGAAGGCCAACGGCCAGCCCATCGAGATTGTCTTCCCTTCCGAAGGCTTTGGCTTTGAGTTCCCCGCCGCTTCCATTCTCAAGGGAGCTAAGAATTATGAGGCTGCAAAAATCTTCATGGAGTGGTTGGTCAGCAAGAAGGGACAGGATGTCCTGAAGTCAACCGGAACCTACTTCTATCCGGTCATCGACGATGCAGAGATCGATCCTGTCATGCCCGCTTTCTCAACCCTTGATGTGGTGGGAGTCGATCTTTCCTACTACAGCAGCCGCAAGGCTGAACTGGTGGAGCGCTGGGTAAGCGAAGTGCTTTCAGCCAAGAAGTAA
- a CDS encoding iron ABC transporter permease, translated as MKQRIIASWHNFIQLSKDPLLLGVILLLLLSLVLFIIYPLYKVVVVSFQVNGAFSFRNFTDVLTYSNGYYLKALFNSLWMGVATAVLGTLIAYIFAYSLTRANIPGRRFFNLIATIPIISPPFIGALAVIMLFGRNGFVSSTLLGMQDANAYGAKGLLFAQVLTFFPVAYITLRGVLESISPTLEDAAMDLGGNRFTIFRKVTLPLSIPGIASSMLVLFVESLADFGNPLVLAGAQFPILSVQAYLEITGMGNFAKGAALAFILLVPSVSAYILQKYWVSKKQYVTVTGKPTQSSNDVVSAKARWILFGVCCLIAFFIILVYASIVFGAFAESWGNSYALTLQNFVYVWRVGFESVLDTLAIAGLSTPMAGILGMIIAFLVVRKKFWGRKFMEFSSMLSFALPGTVVGIGYILAFNKHPLYLTGTLLILLLNFIFRYIPVGVQGGVAVLKQIDPSIEEAAIDLGADSNKTFQRVTLPLMVPAFFSSLIFSFVRSMTAISAAIFLVSARWKLMTVQIMSQVESGRIGAAAAFSLILVAIILVAMAVIKLILRLKYHTTSSILSQ; from the coding sequence ATGAAACAACGCATCATAGCCTCATGGCACAACTTCATCCAATTGAGCAAGGACCCGCTGTTGTTGGGTGTCATTCTTTTGTTGCTCCTCTCCCTGGTTCTCTTCATCATCTACCCCTTGTACAAGGTAGTGGTTGTCAGCTTCCAGGTGAATGGGGCCTTCTCATTCAGGAATTTCACCGATGTATTGACCTACTCGAACGGTTACTATCTCAAAGCGCTCTTCAATTCGCTTTGGATGGGTGTGGCTACCGCTGTATTGGGTACTCTCATAGCTTATATCTTTGCCTATTCGCTGACTCGGGCCAACATCCCCGGGCGCCGATTCTTCAATCTGATCGCCACCATCCCGATCATCAGCCCCCCTTTCATCGGGGCTCTGGCCGTCATCATGCTCTTCGGTCGGAACGGATTCGTCAGTTCCACGTTGCTGGGCATGCAGGACGCCAATGCCTACGGGGCGAAAGGGTTGCTGTTTGCCCAGGTGCTGACCTTTTTCCCGGTTGCCTACATCACCTTGCGAGGTGTGCTCGAATCCATCAGTCCAACCCTTGAGGATGCTGCCATGGATCTGGGAGGCAACAGGTTCACCATCTTTCGCAAGGTCACCCTGCCTCTTTCCATTCCCGGGATTGCCTCTTCCATGCTCGTACTCTTTGTAGAGTCGCTTGCCGACTTCGGCAATCCCTTGGTGCTTGCAGGAGCTCAGTTTCCCATCCTTTCGGTGCAGGCCTACCTGGAGATTACCGGAATGGGCAACTTCGCCAAGGGCGCAGCGCTTGCCTTCATCCTGCTCGTTCCCTCTGTTTCGGCCTACATCCTCCAAAAGTATTGGGTGAGCAAGAAACAGTATGTGACGGTTACCGGAAAACCCACGCAATCGAGCAACGATGTGGTCAGTGCCAAGGCCCGGTGGATTCTTTTCGGGGTCTGCTGCCTGATAGCCTTTTTCATCATTCTTGTCTATGCAAGCATCGTCTTTGGGGCTTTTGCTGAATCGTGGGGCAATAGTTACGCGCTTACCCTTCAGAACTTCGTCTATGTCTGGCGTGTTGGTTTTGAATCGGTGCTCGATACCCTCGCAATTGCAGGACTGTCCACTCCGATGGCAGGAATCCTGGGTATGATCATCGCCTTTTTGGTAGTTCGCAAGAAGTTCTGGGGGAGGAAGTTCATGGAGTTTTCGTCCATGCTCAGCTTCGCTTTGCCTGGTACCGTGGTTGGCATCGGATATATTCTGGCTTTCAACAAGCATCCGCTCTATCTGACCGGGACGCTGTTGATCCTGTTGCTGAACTTCATCTTCCGCTACATCCCGGTCGGGGTGCAGGGAGGCGTGGCCGTGCTCAAGCAGATAGATCCTTCCATAGAGGAAGCTGCCATCGATCTGGGGGCTGACAGCAACAAGACGTTCCAGCGGGTGACCTTGCCTTTGATGGTTCCTGCTTTCTTCAGCTCCCTCATTTTCAGTTTTGTGCGGAGCATGACTGCCATCAGTGCAGCCATCTTCCTGGTATCGGCACGGTGGAAACTCATGACCGTCCAGATCATGAGCCAGGTGGAGAGCGGGCGCATCGGAGCGGCGGCAGCCTTCAGCCTGATTCTCGTGGCCATCATCCTGGTAGCCATGGCGGTCATCAAACTGATCCTGCGGCTGAAGTATCATACCACCAGTTCAATTCTCTCACAGTAG
- a CDS encoding ABC transporter ATP-binding protein, translating to MSVTLVNVTKIFTDQDDKSKEFTAVDDVNIEIKEGEMVTFLGPSGCGKTTTLRIISGFEKQTKGNVFIDGTLVNDLPANKRNSSMVFQSYAIFPHLTVEQNIGFGLELKGMKKSEIKSEVDVIMRTMGLSALGSRQPSQLSGGQQQRVALARAIVTKPRVLLFDEPLSNLDAKLRDQMRTEIRRIQQQFGITSIYVTHDQDEAMTVSDRIMVMDKGKIQQIGTPFEIYSRPTNHFVADFIGRANFFPCMVKRVADMVVVEINQKQYEFPSFNKDVKAGKRATVVIRPEGLHIEKPNEQAFFNGTVTEAVYLGATVEYEIKVKGRSEVIVAISYNPVKEGLYRVGDEVGVSFEPISAHVIL from the coding sequence ATGAGCGTAACCTTAGTCAACGTAACCAAGATTTTCACCGACCAGGATGACAAGAGCAAGGAGTTCACTGCAGTCGATGATGTCAATATTGAGATAAAGGAAGGGGAGATGGTTACCTTCCTCGGTCCCTCCGGCTGTGGCAAGACCACCACGCTCAGGATCATCAGCGGGTTTGAGAAGCAGACCAAGGGTAATGTGTTCATTGATGGGACTCTGGTCAATGACCTGCCTGCCAACAAGCGCAACTCCTCGATGGTCTTCCAGTCCTATGCCATCTTTCCCCACCTGACGGTGGAACAGAACATAGGGTTTGGGCTTGAACTGAAGGGGATGAAGAAGAGCGAGATCAAGAGTGAGGTTGATGTGATCATGCGGACCATGGGGCTTTCCGCCCTTGGATCCCGACAGCCCAGCCAACTCTCAGGCGGCCAGCAGCAGCGCGTAGCGCTTGCCAGGGCGATAGTCACCAAGCCGCGAGTCCTGCTGTTCGATGAACCGCTGTCCAACCTTGATGCAAAACTCAGGGACCAGATGCGGACGGAGATCAGGAGAATCCAGCAACAGTTTGGGATTACCAGCATCTATGTGACGCATGATCAGGATGAGGCGATGACGGTCAGCGACCGCATCATGGTCATGGACAAGGGCAAAATCCAACAGATCGGCACCCCGTTTGAGATTTACAGCAGGCCGACCAATCACTTTGTGGCCGATTTCATCGGAAGAGCGAACTTCTTCCCTTGCATGGTGAAGCGCGTTGCCGACATGGTGGTTGTTGAGATAAACCAGAAACAGTACGAGTTTCCTTCGTTCAACAAGGACGTAAAGGCCGGCAAGCGGGCTACGGTGGTCATCCGCCCCGAGGGCTTGCATATCGAGAAACCCAATGAACAAGCCTTCTTCAACGGTACGGTAACCGAAGCGGTCTATCTGGGTGCAACGGTAGAGTATGAGATCAAGGTGAAGGGACGCTCTGAGGTGATAGTGGCAATTTCCTATAATCCGGTGAAAGAGGGGTTGTACAGAGTAGGCGATGAGGTGGGAGTGAGTTTTGAACCGATCAGTGCCCACGTAATTCTCTGA
- a CDS encoding cation transporter, with protein sequence MSTKKQELQLLRLTTLVCLGFGVLGLLASFWAQSNSLLLDGLYSLIQSLFIIGSGRVVLLLFKKDDERFPFGYGSFEPFFLTLRSVVLLTMILTIGVNAAKALAHGGYAISVPIALPVSAFSLVVCFLVWMLLRKKAKTLASPLLRSESKAWMLDTLLSLASVVAILFVMLLSHLRFSFLTSYIDPALTLLFVIFLSPSLVKDIVHYSAELLGAAPSQQVQQALEKIVNRFVRSHHFISSEVFASKRGRSLQVVIYIHLGEERPLLELDAIRLQMTKALVSYCTWCDADIIFTVDDRWMDASSHLRIQKA encoded by the coding sequence ATGAGTACCAAAAAACAGGAACTGCAACTACTTCGGTTGACTACGCTCGTCTGCCTTGGCTTCGGCGTGCTCGGTCTTCTCGCTTCGTTCTGGGCACAGTCCAACTCCCTTCTGCTCGATGGACTTTACTCCCTGATCCAAAGCCTTTTCATCATTGGGTCGGGCAGAGTGGTCTTGCTCTTGTTCAAGAAGGACGATGAGCGTTTCCCCTTCGGGTATGGGTCGTTTGAGCCCTTCTTCCTTACCCTGCGTTCGGTTGTGTTGCTCACCATGATCCTGACCATAGGCGTCAATGCCGCCAAGGCCTTGGCTCATGGGGGCTATGCAATCTCCGTCCCCATCGCCCTACCCGTCTCAGCGTTCTCCCTGGTAGTCTGCTTTCTCGTCTGGATGCTGTTGCGCAAAAAGGCAAAGACACTTGCCAGCCCCTTGCTTCGCTCCGAGAGCAAAGCCTGGATGCTTGATACGCTGCTCAGCCTGGCATCGGTGGTCGCAATACTCTTCGTGATGCTTCTTTCCCACCTACGTTTCTCTTTCCTTACTTCCTACATTGACCCTGCCCTTACCCTGCTGTTCGTCATCTTTCTCTCACCCTCCCTGGTGAAAGACATTGTGCACTACAGCGCTGAGTTGCTCGGGGCCGCCCCATCACAGCAGGTCCAGCAAGCCCTGGAGAAAATTGTCAACCGTTTTGTGAGGTCTCACCACTTCATCAGCTCAGAGGTGTTTGCCTCCAAGCGTGGCAGGAGTCTCCAGGTAGTCATCTATATCCATCTTGGCGAAGAGCGTCCATTGCTCGAGCTCGATGCCATTCGTCTCCAGATGACAAAAGCACTGGTCTCCTACTGCACATGGTGTGATGCGGATATCATCTTCACCGTTGATGACCGCTGGATGGACGCCTCATCGCATCTGCGCATCCAAAAGGCCTGA